The stretch of DNA ctatccaatattccgtgagcggatcaatcagtgaactcattctctaataagtacCTAcactgtattcctagtgtccccacacgagcaattatgagaccagctgcatccatcatatggacgggtatacaacacactaatctatctaggtatctcaatgtccctcttgagtaacctatgaccgagattatttaggatctgtgtttaaaggtgaatcgatctcattatcatgatatcatcacgatcatattcccattgcacatatccatagacatcataataaATTCATGTaacaggtaatataaagtgataaaatatcaaataataataataataaacaaaaagactgcgtgtcaagtcacatatgttatcactcacgtgattggcttgcagggcacctataactagcaataatTACAAAAATAAAACATATAGATCCATTTATCATAACATTatcgattttatcaataaaaacataaaaataaaaggtaaaaagataattttaatgttctagttgatgatgatgatggatgatGGTACCATTGGAGGCCACAGATGACTATTGTAAAGGTGAGGACAATGATAAAAGGTGAGGGTCGCTTTGCATCGCGTCAATACCGACACAATTGTCGGATGACAAAAGGATCACATATGTAGATGCGGAGCAACGAAAGGGTCGCTCGGCAACTGCGTCGACATTGAATTAGATAAAAAGCGGCCCTTACCTCTTGTTGTCGCTCTCCTCATCTATAATAGCTACCCGCGGCTCCTAGCGACATCGTCGTCCGTCATCATCGACATCGCACATGTTTTATGCGGCTCTAAACCATGTTGAGGAGGTGGAAGATGAGGGAGTTCAAACTTATTATAGAAGCTATTGATGTAGTGAGATGATATGTTTTCTCACATTtacatcttagatattagttagaTGATAATAAACTAAATCCACTTGAGAGTTCGAAAActtatcttatatatttttattttaaaaatattttatcttatttttgaAGCTATTATAAATTTCTTTGTCCCCTATATATTTTCCTTGAGATACGGAGAGTTGCTTTTCTTGTGAGAGTATATGTAACCTGTTTTCTACTCATGCAATTGGTGTGTAAGGTTTGTTGGTTGTAGTTTTTGACAAACAGTTTCTCATGAAATCAGCACTCTATTGAACGATGCTTTGGGTTGGTTTTGGAACCGTTTACATTTCTCTTCTATCACCATCACATTGGTGAAGACGTGTTCATGAAAACTTCAACGTCATGATGGCTACTCAACAACAACCAAAACGATCTCATTGCATAAGAACTCCAACTCGTCACGTCTCTGACACATCACATCATAAGTATGTTGTGACGACCATTCACATCATCTCTACTGCATCATAATATACTAATGATGTAATCGAATcgaattaatttatttatatttattcattTTATTACTCACATTAATAAATGCTTATGGCAAGATTCGACTCGATGTTGATCAATTAGTCGAACTGGCTTATTTTTAGATTGAGAGTTTAAAATTTTACTGCATAATTTTTGTTTTGTAAAATACTAATTTGGTGATTATATATTTTAGATTGAgatgttcaaaataatttttgatgtataacataaatagatatcGATGATGATATATTCGATTcacttatattaatattttttataaaatataaattgatcTAATTGAAAAAGATTTTTATTATGGATTAAGTGTCATTTTTtttattctgaaaaaaaaaaaaaaggaactgaCCGTGGTGGGATAGGACAGCCGATGCCATCTCACCACGTAGGCTTAGGTGATGGTAAGCCCCACTTTTGACGGAGTATTTAGAGCTTACCGGGTCGGATCGTGTTCTCTAGCTCTTACCGGGTCGGATCGCGTCTCTGTTCATGCACCGTCCTCTCTCCGCAGGCCACTAAGTAACGGGTCGGATCTCTACGCTTAAACCCTCGATTGACTCGTTGGACCTCGACGCGGCGTCGCCCCCATTTGTATGCGGGCGGAATGTCACGGTGCCCCTATTCGTCGAACGTCTCTTTCTGCCTGTCGATCGCTGCTCCGTGTTAGTTTCTCCTCCTGGAATTTACTAGATTTTCCATTTTTTTGGTGTGTGTTTACTTATGATGTGGTTTAGTTTGATGAAAGGATTATTTGCAGACCCTTTTTCGAAATTCGTCCTTCGGAATCATCTGTTCTGCGATTATAAGTCCTGTGAGATGGAAAAGAAGGGAACTCGATCTACTTGTGTTGTTGGCGTCGTATGCTAGTTGCAGGCGATGGATTTGGCTTGTGAGAACACTTGGGTCTGGATCCCTCTTCCGCAGGTCAGGAACTTGAATTCTTAGCATTAATTGACTTAAACTTGATATGCCACAGTTGTGGAATTGGAGTGATTCCTGGGAGCCGGTGGTGAGGGTCTTGATCGTTTCTCTGTTGACTTTGGCTGGCCTTTTATTTAAACAACgagtcgatcttgtctttgtaAAGATCATGACACAGATCTCTTTAGGTGCTTTGATTTAGGACAAGGGATTTCTCATATGTAGTGAGCTCAATCAGCAGAAAGATATCTTGTCAAATTCTAGGAGTCCTTCAATCGTTGGCTAAGTTTCATGTTGTCCAACAAAGGAAATTTTGATAGGATGTGGTTGAGCTCAAAGACTCTGCCTACGGTCAACAAATTGCTTGGCACATGGACGTTTTGTCTATTGGTGTTGGTGGAGGAAATGTTTCGAAATACTTCAATTGGTAACGCACCAGATATTGGCCAATTTGGCATGTTTTTGTTCAGTTTCTCGTCGAGGAGAATTCTTGTCAATACAAGTCCGGGGATAAAGGATACGACTAGATTAAAGACCCCCTTTAACCTCCATTTTGATTGATTGGATATCTCTCATAAGGAAGCAAAGGCAAAAAAATTAACCATCATTTGCGCTAATTTTGGTAGATAGTGCTGTGTCCTTGTCCTTTCCTTGACCTACACAGACCTTAATAGCAAGAAATGATCCATGTAGCCAACCTTTTTGTTGTTGTACGTGTTCACTTAGCTCACTGGGAGAGTTGCTTAgcttaatcaatttttttttctttttattgaaaaGGCCACAGTAAATATGCTCACCCGAATTTTCATTAAAATAGGAGAAAGTATACAGAGAATTCATGGAGAAAAGGAACATAAAAGAACATATATGAAACCAGAAATATAGAAGCAACAAGGACACCGACTCCTTCAAAAGAAGAATTAAGATATCACCAGTCATGATAATGgcaactctctttttttttctccttcttgCTGTGTGAAATAAGGTTAAAGGCCACATACTAAGATAGTTTTCAATTCTTTTAGTTTTTATTGTTTGTTATTTCTTTTGAACAGAATAATCTGAACAAAtactattttttgcttctttttggctCTTGGTCAGAAATTCCAGTCCCCCATGATTTTGAAGTTGATACTGGGTTTTTGTTGgtatttgctgcatctgatggtcAATCTCAGGCATATGGGGTCGTCTGTTAATGATTTACTGTTTTGCTACATCATTTCAATGGGACTGCTACTGAAACATCAAAATCTCCAGCTGGATAAGCTTAACTCCCTTGCTGTTGTGGTTGATAGTgaagaagcaaaaaatacaacAAAGATAAAACAACTTTTGTGCTGGTTATCATCTATAGGTATCAAGTACGTCATCCTTTATGACATGCAAGGTAagcatgcttacatgaaatcatacttgaaatGGCACAGTGTACCTCACCTACTTCTGCTGTTAATCATAATGTTTACTTGCAAAATTACATAGCATGGCCACGGGCATGACATTAATCTGTTATTAGATTGACTTTTAAGGTGTGCTGAAGCAGACTATTGGAACTGATTTGGAGAGCTTGACAAATACAAGCATGACAACATGTTCTGTAAGTTGCAAATTCTCGGTTTTTCATGCTTAGGATTTCTTCTTGTGTTAAATAACTGTTCATCATTGGATATACATTCGTGACAATGTCCGAGTCCTGGCTCAACATGTAGGTCGTTGATGCAAAGATGGCGACTTCACTTTTTCATTTTGACAAAATGGCAATTGAGATTATTTCTTTATCTGATGGTAAAGAAGGGGTTGCTAAAGCAGCTAGCTTCCTATATTCTGAGCACATGAAAGATGATTCTGAAATCTGCTATAGGTCAGAACCAGACTTCACAGAATCAGATGTAGCTAATGCTTTAAAAGCAACAGGTATGTGGTTCCACATGGTAGATTCAGATTATATTTGCATTTTGTATTTCGTTCTTCATCTTTTGCGTGTCATGAGTTAAAAATTATCTTTCTTCTCAGGTTCTGCCGGAGCTGAACCTGATCTTCTTCTTGTATATGGGCCTGCTAGATGCCATTTAGGATTTCCTGCATGGAGATTACGATATACAGAGATTGTGTAAGTTCCTTTCTCATGTAACCAAAAGTTGATATTGGGGCAGTAAAATTTGTTTGTTAGTATTCCTATAATCAAATTAATTTGATACCTTTTATGCTAGATCAGCAACATGGCTAAAATTTGGAACTTGATACTGTGATTGTAGAGTCACTATAATACACAAACTACTCAATCTCTTGGTTCCTTGTCAAGATTTATTTCTGGTTTATGTTGTACTAATATTTTTTGAGGCTTATGAAGTTTAGACTCGTGTTCTTTATGCTCATTCTGGGTTTTATTCAGTATTGATTTGTGACCctaaattgaatattttactaACTGCTGTTGCCTTATTATAGTGAAAGTATCACAACATTAGTTTGTTTACTATTTTTTCTAGGCATATGGGGCGACTGAGATCCATGAAGTTTGCTGCTATCGTAAAGACGATGCATGACTTCTCAAAGAAGCATCAGAACTACGGCAAATAGTACAAAGTTATATGTTTACCAGGTAATCAATATAGAATACTATCTCTGCTAGTCAAATGTTATATTAATACTTGAATGTTTTGATTCTTCGTTACACTCTTATAAGCCAATCAAAGTCTTTATCCATTTTTGATGTGGGACCAAGTCGGAGAGTTATATAATTTTTTCCACTTAAAAGCTTGACATCTTCATCAAGGTCTAGCATAACCCAAAATTAAATCCTAGTATGGTGCATGTAAGACTATCCATTGATAGTTTCATGTCGTGACGTGCCCAATGACCTCATCCTCTGATCGTCCTTTCTTGCTTAAGCCTTTCACCAAATTCGAATACTATATTGATTCTGATACCCATTGTCGCAGTCTGATCTGATGGGATAACTTACCTATTAACTCTATTAGCATTGTTGTACTTGAATTACTTTCTCAAAATAATTATGCACAAGTTAATAGTACACTTATTAGGATCATATAAGTCAATCTAAGATTTATTTCACTTTTTAATGAGGGAGTAAATAGAGGTGTtacatttcgattctttgaatttgtgACAAGTATAAATAGAAATGAACTGACAAAGTATTATCGGAAAAAT from Musa acuminata AAA Group cultivar baxijiao chromosome BXJ2-11, Cavendish_Baxijiao_AAA, whole genome shotgun sequence encodes:
- the LOC135627390 gene encoding uncharacterized protein LOC135627390 isoform X1, yielding MRAECHGAPIRRTSLSACRSLLRTLFRNSSFGIICSAIISPVRWKRRELDLLVLLASYASCRRWIWLVRTLGSGSLFRRHMGSSVNDLLFCYIISMGLLLKHQNLQLDKLNSLAVVVDSEEAKNTTKIKQLLCWLSSIGIKYVILYDMQGVLKQTIGTDLESLTNTSMTTCSVVDAKMATSLFHFDKMAIEIISLSDGKEGVAKAASFLYSEHMKDDSEICYRSEPDFTESDVANALKATGSAGAEPDLLLVYGPARCHLGFPAWRLRYTEIVHMGRLRSMKFAAIVKTMHDFSKKHQNYGK
- the LOC135627390 gene encoding uncharacterized protein LOC135627390 isoform X2, which produces MDLACENTWVWIPLPQKFQSPMILKLILGFCWYLLHLMVNLRHMGSSVNDLLFCYIISMGLLLKHQNLQLDKLNSLAVVVDSEEAKNTTKIKQLLCWLSSIGIKYVILYDMQGVLKQTIGTDLESLTNTSMTTCSVVDAKMATSLFHFDKMAIEIISLSDGKEGVAKAASFLYSEHMKDDSEICYRSEPDFTESDVANALKATGSAGAEPDLLLVYGPARCHLGFPAWRLRYTEIVHMGRLRSMKFAAIVKTMHDFSKKHQNYGK